A stretch of DNA from Rhodospirillaceae bacterium:
TACGGCGGCCTTTTACACGGGCGACACGGTCGCGCCGGATTGATGCACGCATTCGGCGTGCTCCGCGACCCGGAGCACTGCGGTGCTGTTGTCGATGCGATATCGGTCGTGGGCGTTGACTCGTCGTCGCGGTGGCGATGATTGCTCCGACCTTCTCCGCCGCTTCGACAAGGTGTCCGTCGGCAAGGAAGGCGTAGGCCGCCGTGCGGCATATCGGAGAGGAATCCCTTGGGGGAGGGGCCAGGAGAGGGGGGACCGCCGGGGGGACCGCCACGCGCTCATTGCCGTATCCCGAGCACGGCGATTTCCGGCGGACTCCCAAAGGTCAGGGACGCACGGCGTCCTGTTTCGCTTCGACGCCGAGGATCGAGTCGGTCGCGGCGCGCGGATCGCGCTCCGGCCAGCGGCCGGCATCGACCTGGGCGAAGAACGCCCCGCAGAGGCGGTTGAACTCGTCCGGGTCCTCGAGGTTGACGGTGTGGCCGCAATTGACCATGACCGCCAGCGCCGCCGCCGGAATGGTCCGCTTCATCAGCACCCCCGGCAGCAGGCAGGGCCAGTCCTCGTCGCCGGTCAGCACCAGGGTTGGCACGCTGAGCGCCGCCATCTCGGCGGTGAGGTCGTAGAGCGAGGGCCGCCGCGCCTGCACGCCGCGCATGGTCGCCGCCGAGCCCGCCGCCGAATGTCCGGCCAGCCGGTCGCGGAATTCGCGCCAGCCGCGCGGGTCCTTTTTTTCGAACTGCACGCGGGTCGGGCCCTTCGCATAGGTATCGGCGAAGGCTGCCATGCCGTCCCGCTCGATCAGGGCCGCCGTCGCCTCGGCCTCGGCCCTGAACTGCGCGCGCGTGTCCGGCTCCGCGCCGTAACCGCAGCCGGCCACGACCAGCGAACGCGCGCGCCCGGCATGGTGGAAGCCGAAATGCAGCGTGGCGAAGCCGCCCATCGAGAGGCCGCAGACATGCGCCCGGTCGATCCCGGCGGCGTCCATGACGGCGGCGATATCGTCGGCGGCGCGCGCCTGACTGTAGTGCTCCGGGCCGTAGCGCTCCGGGCCGTCCGGCACGTCCGAGGGCGGATAGCCGCGCGCATTGTAGGCCAGCGCCCGGTAGCGACGGGCGAAATGGCGGAGCTGCGGCTCCCAGGAGCCCATGTCGCCCGCGAATTCATGCACGAAGACGACCGGGATCCCCGCTCCCGCCTCCTCGTAATACAGGCGCACCCCGTCGTCGGCCGTTGCATAGGGCATGGGTCCGGTCGTCCTCCGTTAAGAGCCGCTACTCCCGCCACTCCCGCGAGAGGGCGATAATGCGCAGGGTTTCGCTCCACAGGTTGTAGGGCGCCAGGGAGTCCGGATCGGCCCATTCGGCGTGCTCGGCGTCGCTGGCCGCAACCGGCACCCCGGCGGTCCAGTCGGCGTCGAAATCGACCAGGGTGTATTGAAGGGTGACGGCGCCGGATTCGTCGCGCCGGATGGTATCGACCACGTCGAGCAGTTCGCCGAGGCGGATCTCCAGGCCGGTCTCCTCCCGGACCTCGCGCACCGCTGCCTCGCGCACCGTCTCGCCGAGTTCCTGCCGGCCGCCGGGCAGACTCCAGCGCCCGCGCATCGGCGACTTGCCGCGCCGGATCAGCAGCACCTTGCCGTCCTTCCAGACGACGACGCCGACGCCGACCAGCGGGCGTTCGGGGGGCGCTTTCTCCGCCTTCGTCACGGCCGCCGCCTCAGGCCGCGCAATAGACCAGCGCCACGGTCAGGCGCTTGCGCAGGCCTGCGCCGACCTCGGCGAAGTTGCGCCCGTCGATCGCGCCGCGCCGGCCGCCGCCCCG
This window harbors:
- a CDS encoding alpha/beta fold hydrolase, encoding MPYATADDGVRLYYEEAGAGIPVVFVHEFAGDMGSWEPQLRHFARRYRALAYNARGYPPSDVPDGPERYGPEHYSQARAADDIAAVMDAAGIDRAHVCGLSMGGFATLHFGFHHAGRARSLVVAGCGYGAEPDTRAQFRAEAEATAALIERDGMAAFADTYAKGPTRVQFEKKDPRGWREFRDRLAGHSAAGSAATMRGVQARRPSLYDLTAEMAALSVPTLVLTGDEDWPCLLPGVLMKRTIPAAALAVMVNCGHTVNLEDPDEFNRLCGAFFAQVDAGRWPERDPRAATDSILGVEAKQDAVRP
- a CDS encoding NUDIX hydrolase, which codes for MTKAEKAPPERPLVGVGVVVWKDGKVLLIRRGKSPMRGRWSLPGGRQELGETVREAAVREVREETGLEIRLGELLDVVDTIRRDESGAVTLQYTLVDFDADWTAGVPVAASDAEHAEWADPDSLAPYNLWSETLRIIALSREWRE